One genomic segment of Centropristis striata isolate RG_2023a ecotype Rhode Island chromosome 13, C.striata_1.0, whole genome shotgun sequence includes these proteins:
- the mrps7 gene encoding small ribosomal subunit protein uS7m produces MAASLSGLLKPWTPSVFLVRWSRYNPYYLEPEYRKEAYETPKEKLSAKEKEEQELKAIRPIKAATNGVSSSVFDDPVINKFTNMLLKGGDKIIARRIITQTLETIKRRQVEKYHKTPEGKREEIECNPYAIFHQALDNCKPVVGLATIQKGGKNYQVPIPLTDNRRRFLAMKWMITECRDNRHRRTLMYEKLTQELMAASEKEGNVIKKKLEMHKMAESNRAFAHFRWW; encoded by the exons TGTGTTCCTGGTTCGGTGGAGCAGATACAACCCGTACTACCTGGAGCCAGAGTACAGGAAGGAGGCCTACGAAACCCCAAAGGAAAAGCTGAGTGctaaggagaaggaggagcaggagctcAAGGCGATCCGACCGATCAAAGCAGCAACCAACGGAGTCAGCAGCTCCGTCTTCGACGACCCAGTCATcaa taaATTCACCAACATGCTACTGAAAGGTGGAGACAAGATTATAGCCAGAAGGATCATAACACAg ACGCTGGAGACCATAAAGAGGAGGCAGGTGGAGAAATACCACAAAACTCCAGAAGGGAAAAGGGAAGAGATCGAGTGTAACCCCTACGCCATTTTTCACCAGGCTCTGGACAACTGTAAGCCCGTGGTCGGGCTGGCCACCATACAGAAAGGTGGAAAGAACTACCAG GTGCCCATCCCTCTCACGGACAACCGCCGCCGCTTCCTCGCCATGAAGTGGATGATCACAGAGTGCAGAGACAACAGACACCGACGCACGCTCATGTACGAAAAACTCACCCAGGAACTGATGGCAGCGTCTGAGAAGGAGGGAAACGTCATAAAGAAGAAGTTAGAGATGCACAAGATGGCCGAATCCAACAGAGCCTTCGCTCACTTCCGCTGGTGgtag
- the mif4gdb gene encoding MIF4G domain-containing protein B, producing MLPAIMENTTEDYRIQSFDLDTQILLKTALKDPSSVNLDKVSNIIVDQSLKDQVFSKEAGRICYTIVQAEAKQNNGNVFRRNLLNRLQQEFKKREETRGRSLQEWVCYVTFICNVFDYLKVNNMPMVALVHPVYDCLIRLAQPDALLNEEEVDCLVLQLHRIGEQLEKVNGPRMDELFFLLRDGFLLQEGLSSMARLLLLEILEFRAGGWLLSSTAHKYYYSELAD from the exons ATGCTACCAGCTATAATGGAAAACACTACTGAAGACTACAGGATCCAGTCATTTGACCTGGACACACAGATATTGCTGAAAACAGCCTTGAAAG atCCAAGTTCAGTAAACCTGGACAAGGTGTCCAATATCATAGTGGATCAGTCTCTGAAGGAccaggtgttcagtaaagaggcTGGACGGATCTGCTACACCATCGTTCAG GCCGAGGCCAAGCAGAACAACGGGAACGTCTTCAGGAGGAACCTGTTGAATCGGCTCCAGCAGGAGTTCAAGAAGCGAGAGGAGACCAGGGGCCGCTCGCTGCAGGAGTGGGTCTGCTACGTCACTTTCATCTGCAACGTCTTCGACTACCTCAAA GTGAACAACATGCCGATGGTGGCTCTGGTCCATCCTGTGTACGACTGTCTGATCAGACTGGCCCAACCTGACGCTCTACTGAACGAGGAGGAG GTGGACTGCTTGGTGCTGCAGCTGCATCGTATCGGGGAGCAGCTGGAGAAGGTGAACGGCCCGCGGATGGACGAGCTCTTCTTCCTGCTGCGGGACggcttcctgctgcaggagggccTCTCCTCCATGGcccgcctgctgctgctggagatcCTGGAGTTCAGGGCCGGAGGCTGGCTGCTCAGCTCCACCGCCCACAAGTACTACTACAGCGAACTGGCCGACTAG